The following proteins are encoded in a genomic region of Dyadobacter sp. UC 10:
- a CDS encoding DUF5916 domain-containing protein, which translates to MLRNATLTCLFFCLIIFKSAAQKPNENYQYHIHSAVSDLKIDGVADDMAWSAAETANNFFMITPMDTSYSRAMTDVKLCYDKDNLYILVINYKPVKGAIVVESLKRDFSFGKNDNFLLFMDTFDDRTNGFSFGANAAGAPWDGQQGDGGTVDLSWDNKWVSAVKNDDDKWVWEAAIPFKSIRYKPGITRWGINFSRQDLTISEKSAWAPVPRQFPSASLAYTGVLVWDTPPPNPGPNISVIPYAATRMTKDYVTDAHPKYKPAIGGDVKVGLTPSLNLDLTVNPDFSQVDVDVQQTNLDRFELFFPERRQFFLENADLFANFGYASIRPFFSRRIGLGVPIQFGARVSGKINKNWRVGLLDVQTGSNDTLTPRNNYAVLALQRQVLARSNIRFIFVNKDATNFVAERHVGSNQYNRNVGAEFNLASAKNLWTGKVMLLKSFTPGKSGNDFTHAADLKFNKANFFWQWQHEYVGKNYNAEVGYVPNAVRMGYYKISPNIGYLFFIKSPKIISHGPKLVSNVYWDNQFKVSDKEFTLSYNINFINRATIAVWGASYDIRLLRPFDPTNLGSFTLPTGSVHNWKATGFDIVSGPQNRLTFLASGIFGGYYQNGHRNNLRAELGYRVQPYVAITMAGNYNDIRLPEPWKRTQLWLVGPRVDVTFTNTLFFTTFMQYNNQADNINLNARLQWRYKPASDLFIVYTDNYLPENFRVKNRAVVLKFTYWWNW; encoded by the coding sequence GTGTTACGCAACGCAACCCTAACCTGCCTTTTTTTCTGTTTAATCATCTTTAAAAGTGCTGCTCAGAAACCCAACGAGAATTACCAATACCACATTCATTCCGCAGTCTCTGATCTGAAAATAGACGGAGTGGCCGACGATATGGCATGGTCGGCGGCGGAAACTGCCAATAACTTCTTTATGATCACGCCCATGGACACCAGCTATTCACGGGCGATGACAGATGTAAAGCTGTGTTATGACAAAGACAATCTTTACATTCTGGTTATCAACTATAAGCCGGTTAAAGGAGCAATAGTCGTCGAATCGCTCAAAAGGGATTTTTCTTTTGGTAAAAACGATAATTTCCTGTTGTTCATGGACACTTTTGACGACCGCACCAACGGATTTTCCTTTGGGGCCAATGCAGCCGGCGCGCCCTGGGACGGACAGCAGGGAGATGGCGGAACAGTGGATTTGAGCTGGGACAACAAGTGGGTCAGTGCCGTAAAAAACGACGATGACAAATGGGTTTGGGAAGCGGCTATTCCATTCAAAAGCATTCGTTACAAGCCGGGCATTACCCGCTGGGGAATCAATTTCAGCAGACAGGACCTCACTATTTCGGAAAAATCGGCCTGGGCACCGGTACCGAGGCAATTTCCCTCTGCTTCACTGGCCTACACCGGCGTGCTAGTCTGGGATACTCCTCCACCGAATCCCGGCCCGAATATCTCCGTGATCCCTTACGCAGCGACGCGGATGACAAAGGATTACGTTACCGACGCGCACCCGAAATACAAGCCTGCGATTGGTGGCGATGTGAAAGTAGGCTTGACACCGTCGCTAAACCTCGACCTGACCGTCAACCCTGATTTTTCACAAGTCGACGTAGACGTACAACAAACCAATCTGGACCGTTTCGAACTCTTCTTCCCCGAACGCCGGCAGTTCTTTCTTGAAAATGCTGACCTGTTCGCCAATTTCGGTTATGCAAGTATCCGTCCATTTTTTTCCCGCCGTATTGGTTTGGGCGTACCTATTCAGTTTGGGGCGAGAGTGAGTGGAAAAATCAACAAAAACTGGCGTGTGGGTTTGCTTGATGTGCAGACGGGATCTAATGATACGCTTACGCCGCGAAACAATTATGCAGTGCTCGCATTGCAGCGGCAGGTGCTGGCGCGCTCCAATATCCGGTTCATTTTTGTGAATAAAGATGCAACCAACTTTGTGGCAGAGCGCCACGTAGGCAGCAATCAATATAACCGAAACGTCGGTGCGGAATTTAACCTGGCAAGTGCCAAAAACCTTTGGACAGGTAAGGTAATGCTCCTGAAATCGTTTACGCCGGGCAAGTCGGGCAACGATTTTACGCACGCAGCAGATCTCAAATTCAATAAGGCTAACTTTTTCTGGCAATGGCAGCACGAATACGTCGGCAAGAATTACAATGCAGAAGTTGGGTATGTGCCTAATGCGGTTCGAATGGGTTATTATAAAATCAGTCCCAACATTGGATATCTGTTTTTTATAAAATCCCCGAAGATTATCAGTCACGGCCCAAAGCTGGTCAGCAATGTGTATTGGGATAACCAATTCAAGGTCAGTGATAAGGAATTCACCCTCTCCTACAATATTAATTTCATCAATCGCGCTACGATCGCAGTTTGGGGCGCAAGCTATGATATTCGTTTGCTGCGCCCTTTTGATCCGACCAATCTGGGCAGCTTTACATTGCCAACAGGCAGCGTCCACAACTGGAAAGCCACCGGGTTTGATATCGTTTCGGGACCGCAAAACCGGCTCACATTTCTGGCATCAGGGATATTCGGAGGTTATTACCAGAACGGGCATCGGAACAATCTCCGCGCTGAACTGGGCTACCGTGTGCAGCCTTATGTGGCGATCACGATGGCAGGAAATTATAACGATATCCGACTGCCTGAGCCCTGGAAACGCACGCAATTGTGGCTGGTCGGCCCGCGGGTTGACGTTACTTTTACCAATACGCTCTTTTTCACCACTTTCATGCAATACAACAATCAGGCCGACAATATCAACCTGAATGCGCGTCTGCAATGGAGATATAAACCCGCATCCGACTTATTTATCGTTTATACAGACAATTATCTGCCTGAAAATTTCCGGGTGAAAAACCGGGCGGTGGTGTTGAAATTTACTTATTGGTGGAACTGGTAG
- a CDS encoding leucine-rich repeat domain-containing protein has protein sequence MRFFLTTFFVNAYMLAFGQPVIVSSHSAEGKQLQKKLGSDFFIETGVIETPHSTVYNFTKVCGEIIAGEKYKDVYVNGSAVVNKQGKPEYFFVSVTSPFQFKPNNRSEEFDSLAIVLATHLRPFVESFISKRTIGRKTVVTMSSTANIRPVVRSTRDSTISSIDALSEIQDTLGIKYISLSKSLLTTIPAAVYRFPNVEALLLSDNDIESVDLNLSRLPKLKQIDMTGNILRDGSIRLSKNKSLKMLMLQKNQLNDIPRAVKRCKGLEMLWLGSNRLSKLRSKSFRRTKSVLDLNFYKSGLTVLPSGIKKMKRLEVLDLYYNNLKSLPKTITKLRSLTHLAIAHNQIEALPADIEKLSKVHTLYAHHNHLSKLPERFSKIKNLKLLDLGYNWFVQFPEPLTSFVNLQELDLSSNNFQDFPEQLLKIQKLEKLYLRGNPFIKPGSDIMYSKQLSVLKDRNIEVFY, from the coding sequence ATGAGATTTTTCCTAACTACTTTTTTCGTCAATGCCTACATGCTGGCATTTGGTCAGCCGGTTATTGTCAGCAGCCATTCTGCCGAGGGCAAGCAATTACAAAAGAAACTGGGGTCGGATTTTTTCATCGAGACTGGTGTCATAGAGACGCCGCACAGCACAGTTTATAATTTCACCAAAGTCTGTGGTGAAATTATAGCCGGTGAAAAATATAAAGATGTGTACGTCAACGGGAGCGCGGTTGTAAATAAGCAAGGCAAACCGGAATATTTCTTCGTCTCAGTTACAAGTCCGTTTCAGTTTAAACCCAACAACCGAAGTGAGGAATTTGATTCTCTGGCTATCGTGTTGGCCACACATTTAAGACCATTTGTAGAAAGCTTCATTTCCAAGCGGACCATCGGAAGAAAGACGGTGGTAACCATGTCCTCAACGGCAAATATCAGGCCAGTAGTGCGAAGCACACGAGATTCAACAATCAGCTCAATTGATGCATTGTCTGAAATACAGGACACACTTGGCATCAAATATATTTCCCTGTCCAAAAGTTTGTTAACCACAATCCCGGCTGCCGTTTATCGCTTTCCAAATGTCGAGGCGTTGCTGCTGAGTGACAACGACATTGAATCAGTAGACCTGAATTTATCCCGCCTCCCTAAGTTGAAACAGATTGATATGACGGGAAACATCCTGCGAGATGGCTCTATCCGATTGTCAAAAAACAAATCGCTTAAAATGCTGATGTTGCAAAAAAATCAGCTTAATGACATTCCTAGGGCAGTTAAGCGTTGCAAAGGCCTGGAAATGCTTTGGCTGGGCAGCAATCGTCTTTCAAAGCTCAGGAGCAAAAGTTTCCGACGTACAAAATCAGTACTGGATCTCAATTTCTACAAATCCGGTCTTACAGTTTTACCAAGCGGCATTAAAAAGATGAAGCGGCTGGAAGTCCTTGACCTTTATTATAACAATCTCAAAAGTCTGCCAAAAACGATTACCAAATTGCGTAGCCTGACACATCTTGCAATCGCTCACAATCAAATTGAAGCCCTGCCCGCGGACATCGAAAAACTTTCCAAAGTACACACGCTTTACGCTCATCACAATCATCTGAGCAAGCTTCCCGAACGCTTCAGCAAAATAAAAAACCTCAAACTTCTCGACCTCGGATACAATTGGTTTGTCCAGTTTCCTGAGCCGCTGACCTCATTTGTGAATTTGCAGGAACTCGATTTATCGTCGAATAACTTCCAGGATTTTCCTGAACAATTGTTGAAAATACAGAAGCTTGAAAAGCTTTATCTGCGCGGAAATCCATTTATTAAACCCGGCTCCGATATCATGTACAGCAAGCAGCTTTCCGTTTTGAAAGACAGGAATATCGAGGTTTTTTATTAA
- a CDS encoding polyprenyl synthetase family protein translates to MTLSIKEIQLPIADEMKAFEHKFRQFMKSDVMLLDQIMNYIVRRKGKQLRPMFVFLSAGVCGNITESTYRGGALIELLHTATLVHDDVVDDSNYRRGFFSVNALWKNKIAVLVGDYLLSRGLLLSVDHEEFELLKIVSTAVRELSEGELLQIEKARRLDINEEVYYQIIRQKTASLIASCCAVGASSVGAGQEVVKQMHAFGEKVGMAFQIKDDLFDYGEEEIGKPLGIDIKEKKMTLPLIYALNQSGWLEKRRIINIIRNESHKPGKVKEVIDFVKNSGGLRYAQEVMQRYVAEAQVILGQFADSPHRRSLEQLVQFTIERSK, encoded by the coding sequence ATGACCCTTTCAATAAAGGAAATCCAGCTTCCTATTGCAGACGAAATGAAGGCTTTCGAGCACAAATTCCGTCAATTTATGAAAAGCGATGTGATGCTCCTCGATCAGATTATGAATTACATCGTGCGGCGGAAGGGCAAGCAGCTTCGTCCCATGTTCGTTTTTCTCTCGGCGGGCGTTTGCGGTAACATTACAGAATCAACATACCGGGGTGGGGCGCTCATCGAATTGCTGCACACTGCCACGCTCGTTCACGACGATGTGGTGGATGATTCAAACTATCGCCGTGGTTTTTTTTCCGTCAATGCATTGTGGAAGAACAAAATTGCGGTGCTGGTCGGCGACTATCTGCTTTCCCGGGGCCTGTTGCTTTCTGTTGATCACGAAGAATTCGAACTGTTAAAGATCGTGTCGACTGCCGTGCGCGAGCTGAGTGAAGGAGAATTACTGCAAATAGAGAAAGCGAGGCGACTCGACATTAATGAAGAGGTATATTATCAGATCATCCGGCAAAAAACCGCTTCCCTGATCGCTTCCTGCTGTGCGGTGGGAGCAAGCTCCGTTGGGGCAGGCCAGGAAGTAGTAAAGCAAATGCACGCTTTCGGGGAAAAGGTAGGAATGGCCTTTCAGATCAAGGACGATCTTTTCGACTACGGTGAGGAGGAAATCGGCAAGCCGCTTGGTATCGATATCAAAGAAAAGAAAATGACCCTTCCGCTGATTTATGCGTTGAATCAATCGGGCTGGCTTGAAAAACGACGCATTATCAATATCATCCGGAACGAAAGCCACAAACCCGGAAAAGTGAAGGAAGTCATTGATTTCGTTAAAAATTCAGGCGGACTGCGTTATGCGCAGGAAGTAATGCAGCGATATGTGGCAGAAGCGCAGGTTATTCTCGGCCAGTTTGCAGATTCGCCCCACCGCAGGTCACTCGAACAGCTCGTTCAGTTCACGATCGAGCGAAGTAAATAG
- a CDS encoding patatin-like phospholipase family protein — protein sequence MKALVLGGGSMKGAFQVGVIQAILENGFEPEMIYGISVGALNTTFLANEAGRQFHETQTVNWSVASRKLLEFWIKNITQPQDISTLRSRVMLGMNTLMSRFDGIVDPVPLHNLIRKNLNKEYLNNTPVKVKVGAVNIDSGEIKYVSPADKDYIDFVFASSSIPMLMPAVEIGQQLFLDGGIREVAPARQAIEDGATEIVLIACHSPLLYQPEDINSRNLITLMERVRDITVNQIVNSNIAWAESYVDRSILRGKPMKLTVIRPVAPLYLDLQHFNSDDISRLIVEGYRAGMESILSREKITE from the coding sequence ATGAAAGCACTCGTCCTCGGAGGAGGTTCTATGAAAGGGGCATTTCAGGTGGGCGTGATCCAGGCAATCCTGGAAAACGGATTTGAACCCGAGATGATCTACGGAATATCCGTCGGCGCATTGAACACCACATTTCTGGCCAATGAGGCTGGTAGGCAGTTTCACGAAACTCAGACTGTCAACTGGTCGGTTGCCAGCCGTAAATTGCTGGAATTCTGGATCAAAAACATTACCCAACCGCAGGACATTTCGACACTTCGTTCACGGGTTATGCTGGGCATGAACACCTTAATGAGTCGCTTCGACGGAATCGTAGATCCGGTGCCGCTGCATAACCTGATCAGGAAAAATCTGAACAAAGAATATCTCAACAATACGCCTGTGAAGGTGAAAGTGGGTGCCGTGAATATTGATAGCGGCGAGATAAAATACGTTTCGCCCGCGGACAAGGATTATATTGATTTCGTTTTTGCGAGTTCTTCTATACCAATGCTGATGCCGGCAGTGGAAATAGGCCAGCAACTCTTTCTTGACGGCGGAATACGGGAAGTTGCACCGGCACGCCAGGCCATCGAGGACGGGGCCACGGAAATTGTCCTGATCGCCTGCCATTCCCCTCTGCTCTACCAGCCCGAAGATATTAACTCGAGAAATCTGATCACATTGATGGAAAGGGTCAGGGATATTACCGTTAACCAGATCGTCAATAGTAACATCGCCTGGGCGGAATCTTACGTCGACCGTTCCATATTGCGCGGCAAACCGATGAAACTAACGGTGATCAGGCCGGTAGCACCTTTGTATCTGGACCTGCAGCATTTCAATTCAGACGATATTTCCAGACTTATTGTGGAAGGTTACCGGGCAGGAATGGAGTCGATATTGAGTAGAGAGAAGATTACAGAGTGA
- a CDS encoding outer membrane beta-barrel protein yields MTRKSLLFRTVFTALVATTLFLLGGQLQAQVTTSAINGTITDATGEFLPGATVVAVHEPSGTQYGTVTTEAGRYSFPSVRVGGPYKVTVTFVGFSEQSKSNIFAELGTASNINIVLTEGGTQLQEVVITSGAGQVFNGERTGAATSVNSEQLRTLPTVTRSISDFTRLTPQANGNSFGGRDGRYNNFQVDGANFNNGFGLNDNPLPGGGGLSLDAIEEIQVNIAPFDVRQSGFSGAGINAVTRSGTNKLTGSAYGFFNNQDLQGRHVDGDTVARPKATSQTLGFRLGGALIKNKLFFFVNAEHIKKTGSGVGAVNLWRASENGVADPKQNISRTTRADLEAVRNHLINRWGYDPGAYEGYANDNSEKTTSILARIDWNINNKNKLAVRYNQVESSVPSLVNANSGANPRTPFETGRVSALSMAFANTMYNTKNIVRSVTAELNSEITPKLSNQFLATYSRIQATRSSPSSEFPMIDIGFEGDNLRDPAITTYQNYITAGHELFTYGNDVLNDNFSFINNLTYITGKHTFTGGVSFEMQKFGNRYLRNGTSYYRYASVDEFLATGTPAEVEPLQFALTYPYEGQDPYAPVKYGLPSIYIQDKFDVNERLTITAGIRAEMPVFLNDLTRNSAVDTLRLLGLNGSERTYDTGSWPKTRVMLSPRIGFRWDAKGDKSLIFRGGTGIFAGRVPFVWLTNMPTGLGVIQNVVEPGSYAASAPWIKDIRFQPEKYYWLNNTPESAQNVFIKNPRAGLPSTLSLVDPEFKMPQIWRSSFGVDYKIPGTPFSLTGDVLYTKDIQAVYQFGANRKAATQRLNYSGDDREFYPNSASYQYNSKIGANSVSVLSNTSKGYSVNATIGLTMAARRGFYGSLFYSHTTAKGTTDNSGSNASSAWGATPNINNPNDLSLYSSVDALPNRVVGTLSYRVEYANHLASTFSLFYSGSNQGNYGNTIQGRFSYVYNGDLNGDAIGADMLYVPRSASELNFDNNTVGEVTFTADEQRAAFDKYIENNKFLKSKRGGYADRNGGLMPWLNRVDFKFLQDIFTNVGKTRNTLQLSLDVINVGNLISSKWGVRQELISGANMPLRRKSVDANGVPVFTMNTVQIDGKTVLPTGDIFRNHTTTATTWSMLLGVRYLF; encoded by the coding sequence ATGACCAGGAAAAGTTTACTTTTCAGGACTGTGTTTACCGCACTGGTTGCTACAACTTTGTTTTTACTCGGGGGGCAACTACAGGCGCAGGTAACCACTTCTGCAATCAACGGAACCATCACCGATGCTACCGGCGAATTCCTGCCGGGAGCGACTGTAGTAGCGGTGCACGAACCATCCGGGACACAGTATGGTACAGTTACTACCGAAGCCGGACGATATAGTTTTCCGTCCGTACGCGTAGGAGGGCCTTATAAGGTTACAGTTACTTTCGTAGGCTTCTCGGAGCAAAGTAAATCCAACATTTTCGCGGAACTTGGTACGGCAAGCAACATCAATATCGTACTTACCGAGGGCGGGACACAACTGCAGGAGGTAGTGATCACCTCGGGGGCAGGGCAGGTTTTTAACGGTGAAAGAACAGGCGCGGCGACTTCAGTAAACAGCGAGCAGCTGAGAACTTTACCAACTGTAACCCGCAGTATCAGCGACTTTACACGTTTGACGCCACAGGCAAACGGTAACAGCTTCGGTGGCCGCGACGGTCGTTATAACAACTTCCAGGTCGACGGTGCGAATTTCAACAATGGCTTTGGTTTGAATGATAACCCGCTTCCGGGCGGAGGCGGATTGTCGCTCGATGCGATTGAAGAAATCCAGGTTAATATAGCTCCTTTTGATGTTCGCCAGAGTGGTTTCTCGGGCGCAGGAATCAATGCGGTGACCCGCAGCGGAACCAACAAGCTGACAGGCTCGGCCTACGGATTTTTCAATAACCAGGATTTACAGGGACGACATGTGGATGGCGATACCGTCGCGCGACCAAAGGCTACCAGCCAGACGCTCGGTTTCAGATTGGGGGGCGCGTTGATCAAGAACAAATTATTTTTCTTCGTCAATGCCGAACACATTAAAAAGACAGGCTCGGGAGTGGGCGCGGTGAACTTGTGGAGAGCATCTGAAAATGGTGTTGCTGACCCTAAGCAGAATATTTCCCGCACCACCAGAGCAGACCTGGAAGCAGTTCGCAACCATCTGATCAACCGTTGGGGCTATGATCCCGGTGCTTATGAGGGCTATGCAAATGACAATAGCGAAAAGACAACAAGTATCCTGGCCAGGATCGACTGGAATATCAATAACAAGAACAAACTGGCAGTTCGTTACAACCAGGTTGAAAGCTCAGTCCCGTCACTGGTGAATGCCAACTCCGGCGCCAACCCACGGACACCATTCGAAACAGGTCGTGTGAGCGCGCTTTCAATGGCTTTTGCAAATACGATGTATAACACGAAAAACATTGTACGCTCAGTAACAGCAGAATTGAATAGCGAAATCACACCAAAACTTTCCAATCAGTTCTTAGCTACTTACAGCCGGATCCAGGCAACCCGCAGTTCTCCAAGTTCGGAGTTTCCAATGATCGATATCGGTTTTGAAGGCGACAACCTGAGAGATCCGGCGATCACTACTTATCAGAATTATATTACAGCGGGTCATGAATTGTTTACATACGGCAATGACGTGCTGAACGATAATTTCAGCTTTATCAACAACCTTACTTACATTACCGGCAAGCATACTTTTACCGGAGGTGTGAGTTTTGAAATGCAGAAATTCGGTAACCGGTATTTGCGGAACGGTACTTCCTATTACCGTTATGCTTCTGTGGATGAGTTCCTTGCAACGGGTACACCTGCTGAGGTAGAGCCTCTGCAGTTTGCATTGACATATCCTTACGAAGGACAGGATCCCTATGCGCCTGTTAAGTACGGTTTGCCGTCGATCTACATTCAGGATAAATTTGATGTAAACGAAAGACTGACAATTACTGCGGGTATTCGCGCTGAAATGCCTGTTTTCCTGAACGATCTTACAAGAAATTCAGCAGTTGATACATTGCGTCTATTGGGATTGAATGGCAGCGAGCGCACTTACGATACAGGCTCATGGCCTAAAACACGGGTAATGCTGTCTCCCCGTATTGGTTTCAGATGGGATGCAAAGGGTGATAAGTCTCTTATTTTCCGTGGTGGTACCGGTATTTTCGCCGGTCGTGTGCCATTTGTGTGGCTCACCAATATGCCAACCGGACTTGGTGTAATCCAGAACGTAGTCGAGCCTGGGAGTTATGCAGCTTCTGCTCCGTGGATAAAGGATATCCGTTTTCAGCCTGAAAAATATTACTGGTTGAACAATACTCCTGAAAGTGCCCAGAATGTATTTATTAAAAACCCCAGAGCAGGTTTGCCAAGTACGTTATCGCTGGTAGATCCGGAGTTTAAGATGCCACAGATTTGGAGATCGAGCTTTGGTGTGGATTATAAAATCCCGGGAACACCATTCTCTTTAACGGGAGATGTGCTTTATACAAAAGATATTCAGGCAGTTTACCAGTTTGGGGCCAACAGAAAAGCGGCGACGCAGCGTCTGAATTACAGCGGAGATGATCGCGAATTTTACCCGAATTCCGCTTCATACCAATATAACAGCAAAATTGGCGCGAACTCGGTGAGCGTTTTGAGCAATACTTCGAAAGGGTATTCAGTAAATGCAACGATAGGGTTGACCATGGCGGCGCGTCGCGGGTTTTACGGATCGTTGTTTTATTCGCATACCACAGCAAAAGGGACGACGGATAACAGCGGATCCAACGCAAGTTCGGCATGGGGAGCTACTCCGAACATCAATAACCCCAATGACCTGAGCCTTTACAGCTCTGTGGATGCATTGCCAAACAGGGTTGTAGGTACATTGTCTTACAGGGTTGAATACGCCAATCACCTTGCCTCTACATTTTCCCTGTTTTACAGCGGATCCAATCAGGGCAATTACGGTAATACTATTCAGGGAAGATTTTCTTATGTCTACAATGGTGACCTGAACGGAGACGCGATCGGTGCGGATATGTTGTATGTGCCGCGCAGTGCTTCCGAGCTCAACTTTGATAATAATACCGTGGGCGAAGTAACATTCACAGCCGACGAACAGAGAGCCGCTTTTGATAAGTATATCGAGAACAATAAGTTTCTGAAAAGCAAAAGGGGTGGATATGCGGACCGGAATGGCGGTTTGATGCCGTGGCTTAACCGCGTCGATTTTAAATTCCTGCAGGATATATTTACGAATGTCGGCAAAACCAGAAATACATTGCAGTTGAGCCTGGATGTGATCAATGTAGGTAACCTGATCAGTTCAAAATGGGGTGTACGTCAGGAACTTATCTCAGGAGCTAATATGCCGTTGCGCCGCAAGAGCGTAGATGCGAACGGTGTGCCTGTGTTCACAATGAATACTGTTCAGATCGATGGAAAAACTGTTTTGCCAACAGGCGACATTTTCCGTAATCATACTACCACTGCAACTACATGGAGCATGTTATTGGGTGTGAGGTACCTGTTCTAA
- a CDS encoding alpha/beta fold hydrolase, with protein sequence MQLNYKKIGESGKPMIILHGVFGFLDNWLTISKAISDRGYQLFLVDQRNHGRSPHEAPLDFPTLAKDLEGFIQQHAISNPILLGHSMGGKTVMEYAVTYPGTFEKLVIVDIGPKAYPIHHKKILQGLNAIPIDKIESRNEADEILSEYEPILPVRQFLLKNLYRTDEGGFAWRFNLPLLTTDMANVGAEIKSERPIEGPVLFIRGENSNYITDEDLEGIQKLFPEAKLETIAEAGHWVQAEQPKAFVATLMHFLDEAI encoded by the coding sequence ATGCAACTCAACTATAAAAAGATCGGCGAGAGCGGAAAGCCGATGATTATTCTCCATGGCGTGTTCGGTTTTCTGGATAACTGGCTCACAATCAGCAAAGCAATATCCGATCGGGGTTATCAGCTATTTCTGGTCGACCAGCGCAACCACGGGCGCTCCCCACATGAGGCGCCACTGGATTTTCCGACGCTTGCCAAGGATCTGGAAGGATTCATTCAGCAGCATGCTATTTCCAATCCAATATTACTTGGCCACTCGATGGGCGGAAAAACAGTCATGGAATATGCGGTAACCTATCCCGGTACATTTGAAAAACTGGTGATAGTAGACATCGGTCCGAAGGCATATCCGATTCACCACAAGAAAATTTTACAGGGATTGAATGCGATTCCGATTGATAAAATCGAAAGCAGGAACGAGGCGGATGAAATCCTGAGCGAGTATGAGCCTATTTTGCCGGTACGCCAATTTTTACTCAAAAATCTTTACAGAACAGACGAAGGTGGTTTTGCATGGCGGTTTAACCTGCCGCTCCTCACAACTGATATGGCAAACGTTGGAGCGGAAATTAAATCCGAAAGGCCGATAGAAGGACCGGTATTGTTTATTCGCGGGGAAAATTCAAACTATATAACAGACGAAGACCTGGAAGGCATTCAAAAGTTATTTCCGGAAGCAAAACTTGAAACGATTGCAGAAGCGGGCCACTGGGTTCAGGCCGAACAGCCCAAAGCGTTTGTAGCTACGCTTATGCATTTTTTGGATGAAGCTATCTGA
- a CDS encoding SAM-dependent methyltransferase translates to MSNPGRNIFLIPTILSEGTEGEVLSPAIIRAITGLDVFFVENVRTARRFISSLKLGKVIDNLTFIELTKDTPENVTAEALRGLKGDAGIISEAGCPGVADPGAVAVEIAHRLGIKVVPLVGPSSILLALMASGMSGQSFAFHGYLPIDKIQRKKTIQSLEREGRQRQQTQIFMETPFRNNQLLESVLESCMPDTLLCIAADVTGAGEFIKTMSIKNWKANKPDLHKRPTIFLIG, encoded by the coding sequence ATGAGTAACCCGGGAAGAAATATTTTTTTGATCCCCACCATTTTATCGGAAGGTACGGAGGGAGAAGTGCTGAGCCCCGCGATAATCCGGGCAATCACCGGCCTTGATGTTTTTTTTGTTGAAAACGTCAGGACTGCACGGCGGTTTATCAGCAGCTTGAAACTCGGGAAGGTAATTGATAACCTGACATTTATAGAGCTTACCAAGGACACACCGGAAAATGTAACAGCTGAGGCGCTCAGAGGATTGAAGGGTGACGCCGGGATCATTTCCGAGGCTGGTTGCCCGGGTGTGGCCGATCCGGGTGCCGTCGCCGTCGAGATTGCGCATAGGCTTGGGATAAAAGTTGTTCCGCTGGTTGGTCCTTCCTCAATTCTGCTGGCATTGATGGCCTCGGGCATGAGCGGCCAATCCTTTGCGTTTCACGGCTATTTGCCCATTGATAAAATCCAGCGAAAAAAGACGATCCAATCGCTGGAACGCGAAGGTCGGCAGCGGCAGCAAACCCAGATTTTCATGGAAACACCTTTCCGGAATAACCAGCTGCTGGAAAGTGTGCTGGAAAGCTGCATGCCCGATACGCTGCTTTGTATTGCAGCGGATGTGACGGGAGCCGGGGAATTCATTAAAACAATGAGTATCAAAAACTGGAAAGCAAACAAGCCCGACCTGCACAAAAGGCCCACTATATTTTTAATAGGCTAA